In Luteipulveratus mongoliensis, the DNA window GTGCCGGAGAGTGAGTACCAGGAGACGATCACCAAGGCCGCGGCAGCGCTGCGCGCCGTGTCGATCGCGACCGGCATGCGAGCCCCTCGATGACCGCCAAGCGCACCGTCCTGATCGAGGTGCTCGTTGCCGCGGTGGTGCTACTCGCGTGCAGCGCACGCACCTGGGTCGAGGGCACGGTCAGTGACGTGGTGCTGCAGGACAGCACCGTCTCGGTGTCCGGCAGCAAGGCCGCTGCCGGTGTGGTTGCAGGGGCCCTGGTCGGTGCGGCAGCCGCGGTTGCTACGGCGACGGGTGGTCGGATCGTACGTTGGGTCGGCGCGATAGCGGCGCTGCTCGCCGGGCTGCTGGCTGTCGTGCTGACCCTGCGGGTCATCCTCGACCCGAGCGATGTCGTCGGCCGTCAGGCGGCGACCACGACCGGCCGCACCGGATCGGTCGAGGCCGACGGCTCGGTCACCGTATGGGTCTGGATCGCCCTGGTCGGAGCCCTGCTGCTCCTCGCCGCTGGTGCCTCCGCCACGGTCGGGATGCGCCGTTGGGCGGGCCTCTCCTCCCGCTATGACGCACCGACGGCCGACAAGCCGGCCCGTCAGGAGTCGGACTGGGAACGACTGAGCAAGGGTGAGGACCCGACGGCAGACGCCGATGTCGACGCGGCCGACCCGCCGCGCTGAGACTCCGTTGCTGTGCGTTCCTGCGCGCCTGCCACAATGAGGCCGACCGCCACGGTGGGCGGTCCACCCCAGATCGAAGGAGTCCCCACGCATGTCTGACGACCACGACGAGAACCACGGCCACAGCGTCGCGGCGTGGACCGGAGTCTTCGCCCTGATCATCGCCTCCGGCCTCATCTCGGTCGGTGTCGCGTGGGGTGCGCACCTGTGGACGTTCCTCGGCATCGCGGTCGGCGTCGTCGGCTTCGTCGGGTCCATCGTGCTCAGCAAGACCGGCTTCGGCGTCGAGGCGAAGAGGCTGCAGGCGCAGGGCCACCAGGGCGTGCGCTGACCCGCTGTCCGGCAGGCAGACCGTCGTCCGGGCGGTCCGAGATCGGCAGGTAGCCTGCTGCGGTGCCCACGGTCCTCGACGAGATCATCAGCGGGGTCCGTGAGGACCTCGACGTCCGCCGGCGTACGACATCGCTGGCCGACCTGCAGAGTCGGGTGAGCGATCTCCCGCCCGCCCTCGACGCCCTCGCAGCATTGCGTGCCGACGGGCCGGTCAAGGTCATCGCCGAGGTCAAGCGCCGCAGTCCCAGCAAGGGCGACCTGGCGGCCATCGCCGATCCGGCAGCTCTTGCCGCGGACTATGCCGCCGGTGGCGCCTCGGTCATCTCCGTCCTCACCGAGCAGCGTCGCTTCGGCGGCACTCTCGATGACCTGGACGCGGTGCGGGCCGCGGTCTCGATCCCGTTGCTGCGCAAGGACTTCATGGTCAGCGACTACCAGCTCTGGGAGGCTCGCGCACACGGCGCGGACGTCATCCTGCTGATCGTCGCGGCACTCGATGACAGCCGGCTGCGCGACCTCCACCAGCTGGCCGGTGAGCTCGGTATGACGGCGCTGGTCGAGGTGCACGACGAGCCCGAGACCGAGCGTGCGGCCTCGCTCGGGGCGTCCGTCATCGGCATCAACGCCCGCAACCTCAAGACACTCGACGTCGACCGTACGACGTTCGCCCGCCTCTCCCCGCTGGTCCCGTCGAGCGCGGTCACCGTCGCCGAGTCCGGCGTACGAGGTCCGGCCGATGTCTCCGACTACGTCGCCGCAGGTGCGGACGCCGTGCTGGTGGGGGAAGCCCTCGTCACCGGCGGCGACCCGCGAGCCGCGGTCGGCCGCCTGCGCCAAGGAAGTGAGTCATGAACCAGGACAACAGGATTGGGCGCTTCGGCGACTACGGCGGGCGCTACGTCCCCGAGGCGTTGGTGGCTGCGCTCGAGGAGCTCGATGAGCAGCGCCTGAAGGCGATGCACGACCCCGGGTTCCTCGGGCAGCTCGCTGAGCTGCACCGCACCTACACCGGCAGACCGAGCATCATCACCGAGGTGCCGCGCTTTGCCGAGCACTGTGGCGGGGCGCGCGTGGTCCTCAAGCGCGAGGACCTCAACCACACCGGTTCGCACAAGATCAACAACGTGCTGGGCCAAGCGCTGCTCACCCAACGGATGGGCAAGCGACGCGTCATCGCTGAGACCGGCGCAGGACAGCACGGCGTCGCGACCGCCACCGCCGCTGCCCTGCTCGGCCTGGAGTGCGTCGTCTACATGGGCCGGGTCGACACCGAGCGGCAGGCGCTCAACGTCGCCCGCATGCGACTGCTCGGTGCCGAGGTCGTCCCGGTCGACCACGGCAGCCGCACCCTCAAGGACGCGGTCAACGAGGCCTTCCGCGACTGGGTGACCAACGTCGACGACACGCACTACGTCCTCGGCACCGTCACCGGTCCCTACCCGTTCCCGGAGATGGTGCGTGACTTCCACCGCATCATCGGCGTCGAGGCGCGGCAACAGGTGCTGGACACCTTCGGTCGGCTGCCGGACGCGGTGTGCGCGTGCGTCGGCGGCGGGTCCAACGCGATGGGCATCTTCCACCGCTTCATCGACGACACCGACGTCCGCCTCATCGGCTTCGAGGGCGGGGGAGAAGGCCCGGAGTCGGGGCGGCACGCGGCGCGCTTCAGCGGCGAGGCGACCCCCGGCGTACTCCATGGCGCGTTCACCTACGTGCTGCAGGACGACGACGGTCAGACGATCGAGTCGCACTCGGTGTCGGCCGGCCTGGACTACCCGAGCGTCGGCCCGGAGCACGCCTACCTCAAGGACATCGGTCGGGCGGAGTACCAGCCGATCACCGACGACGAAGCGATGGAGGCGTTCAAGCTGCTGTCGCAGACCGAGGGCATCCTCCCGGCGATCGAGAGCGCGCACGCTCTCGCCGGCGCGATGAAGGTCGGTCGCCAGCTCGGTCCGGACGGCTTGGTGCTGGTTAACCTGTCCGGCAGGGGAGACAAGGACGTCGACACGGCTGCGCGCTGGTTCGGCCTGCTTCCTGACAAGGCGGACAAGGCAGAGGGAGAGCAGTCGTGAGCCGGCTGAGTGAGGTGCTGGCCTCGACCAAGGCAGAGGGTCGAGCCGCACTGGTCGGCTACCTGCCGGTGGGCTTCCCCGACGTCGAGGGCTCGATCCGGGCGATGGAGGTCATGGTCGAGAACGGCGTCGACGTCGTCGAGATCGGCCTGCCCTACACCGACCCGCTGATGGACG includes these proteins:
- a CDS encoding Trp biosynthesis-associated membrane protein, yielding MTAKRTVLIEVLVAAVVLLACSARTWVEGTVSDVVLQDSTVSVSGSKAAAGVVAGALVGAAAAVATATGGRIVRWVGAIAALLAGLLAVVLTLRVILDPSDVVGRQAATTTGRTGSVEADGSVTVWVWIALVGALLLLAAGASATVGMRRWAGLSSRYDAPTADKPARQESDWERLSKGEDPTADADVDAADPPR
- a CDS encoding HGxxPAAW family protein, which codes for MSDDHDENHGHSVAAWTGVFALIIASGLISVGVAWGAHLWTFLGIAVGVVGFVGSIVLSKTGFGVEAKRLQAQGHQGVR
- the trpC gene encoding indole-3-glycerol phosphate synthase TrpC, giving the protein MPTVLDEIISGVREDLDVRRRTTSLADLQSRVSDLPPALDALAALRADGPVKVIAEVKRRSPSKGDLAAIADPAALAADYAAGGASVISVLTEQRRFGGTLDDLDAVRAAVSIPLLRKDFMVSDYQLWEARAHGADVILLIVAALDDSRLRDLHQLAGELGMTALVEVHDEPETERAASLGASVIGINARNLKTLDVDRTTFARLSPLVPSSAVTVAESGVRGPADVSDYVAAGADAVLVGEALVTGGDPRAAVGRLRQGSES
- the trpB gene encoding tryptophan synthase subunit beta, with product MNQDNRIGRFGDYGGRYVPEALVAALEELDEQRLKAMHDPGFLGQLAELHRTYTGRPSIITEVPRFAEHCGGARVVLKREDLNHTGSHKINNVLGQALLTQRMGKRRVIAETGAGQHGVATATAAALLGLECVVYMGRVDTERQALNVARMRLLGAEVVPVDHGSRTLKDAVNEAFRDWVTNVDDTHYVLGTVTGPYPFPEMVRDFHRIIGVEARQQVLDTFGRLPDAVCACVGGGSNAMGIFHRFIDDTDVRLIGFEGGGEGPESGRHAARFSGEATPGVLHGAFTYVLQDDDGQTIESHSVSAGLDYPSVGPEHAYLKDIGRAEYQPITDDEAMEAFKLLSQTEGILPAIESAHALAGAMKVGRQLGPDGLVLVNLSGRGDKDVDTAARWFGLLPDKADKAEGEQS